The nucleotide window GGTTTCAAAACCTAAAACTCAGAAGCAGGAACAGAGCAGACCTCAAAAGCAGCAACCACAGCAAAACAGACCTGTTCAGCAGCAGAACCAGGCTCAGCAATCCCAGAATCAGGGACAGCAGCAGCCCCAGACACCTCCACAACAACAGCAGCAGGGTCAGAATCCACAACAAAACCGCAACCAGTCTCAGAACAGCGGAAACCAGAATGAGAACCGTCCTCAGGGCGGAAATCAGCATAAAAATCAAAAACATCAGCGCAACCAGGATAACCAGGAAGAAACTGAACCGAAAAAGGAATACAGCTTCGACGGTATGGTAACCATAGAAGGTGTGCTGGAAATCCTGCCGGATAATTACGGATTCCTCCGTTCACCGGATTTCTCCTATATCTCCTCTCCCGACGACGTTTATGTATCTACCGCTCAGATCCGCAATTACGGACTGAAGACCGGCGACGCTGTAAAAGGGATTGTAAGGCTGCCAAAGGAAGGAGAGAAATACTTCTCCCTGATGAGGCCGGTAGAAGTAAACGGCCGCGACCTGGCGTTTATAAAAGACCGCGTTTCGTTTGAATACCTAACGCCACTTTTCCCTGAAGAGAAGTTTAATCTTGCAGGCAAAGGTTCTACCCATTCCACACGTATCGTCGATTTATTTTCGCCGATCGGTAAAGGTCAGCGTGCCATGATTGTGGCGCAGCCTAAGACAGGTAAGACCATGTTGCTTAAGGATATTGCGAATGCGATCTCAGCCAATCACCCGGAAGCATATATGATGGTCCTTCTTATTGACGAAAGACCGGAAGAAGTTACCGATATGGAAAGAAGCGTAAATGCGGAGGTTATTGCCTCTACATTCGACGAAGCTGCAGAAAAGCATGTAAAAGTAGCCAACCTTGTCCTTGCAAAGGCACAGCGCATGGTAGAGTGCGGTCACGATGTGGTGATCCTGCTGGATTCCATTACCCGTCTGGCCAGAGCCTATAATACGGTAACACCTGCTTCAGGTAAGATCCTTTCCGGAGGTGTAGATGCCAACGCTCTGCACAAGCCAAAACGTTTCTTCGGAGCGGCACGTAATATTGAAGGCGGCGGATCACTGACCATCATTGCCACAGCACTTATTGATACAGGCTCCAAAATGGATGAGGTAATCTTTGAAGAATTTAAAGGTACCGGAAATATGGAACTTCAGCTTGACAGAAAGATTGCCAATAAAAGAATCTATCCTGCCATTGACCTGGTTGCATCCAGCACGCGTAAGGACGACCTGCTTTTGGATGAAACCACCACACAGCGTATGTGGATCCTGAGGAAATATTTATCAGATATGAATCCGATGGAGGCGATGGAATTTGTAAACCGCAACATTAAAGGAACCCAAAGCAATGAAGAGTTCCTGATGAGCATGAACAAATAATATTTATCACCATAAAAATTAAACTGCCCTGAAGATATTCGGGGCAGTTTTTTGTTGACGTGAGGTTCTTGCTCTCTTAGTATGCAACAGTATAGGAGATAGCAATTTGGTTTTGGTTGGAGCTTAATTCCTTCCATTGACTTACAACCTGCCCATCGGGATTTAAATATATACATTATGTGATTCGTTTTACAGGAACACACACTCAGTTACAGGGGCTCCCGCTTTCTCAAATGCAAAATAAAATTAAAAAGTGGAAGCTTGATCAAACAATCTATGAGAGAAAAATACGAGAACAAAATTTAAATATCCCTGATAATGGTTTTATTAATCAAAATGGATTGGAAAAGGTATTTTTTAAACTCTGCAGAATATGGGATTGCAAATCTAATAACTTTGCAACGCGTATTTGACAATAATGAAATTTATAGTATAACACAAAATAGTGATGGATCTTTAAATTCCCCGTCACTTTGTAAATAAAAATAATATGAAAGTGATTTTAAAAAAAATCTTGCCTGTTATACTTACAAAACTAAATGCCGCTCAGTTCAACTGGATGTATTCGCCAAATTCAAGTATGATTTAATGGTGATGTCTGCCCTCCCGGCCAGGATTTAAAAATCTACCTTCATGTTACCGGAAATTTAGTATTTACCAAACAGTAAAAGCAAACTGCCGCCAGCGTTTTCGCTTCTGTCTATCCTTTTTATTATTTTTTTAAGAAACTTTATAAGGCAAAGATTTTTCCTAATCCTTATCTTTGAGAATTAACTTTAAAAATAACAGCATTATGTCATTCGAATTACCACAGTTAGGATATGCTTACGACGCGTTAGAGCCTACCATTGATGCAAGAACAATGGAAATACACCACACAAAACACCACCAGGCGTACATTGACAACCTGAACAAGGCTATTGAAGGTACTGAACTTGAGGGAAAATCCATTGAAGAGATCTGCAAAACAGGAACGGACAAGGCGGCGGTTAGAAACAACGGCGGCGGACACTTCAACCACACTCTTTTCTGGGAAATCATGACTCCCGGTGGCATTAAGGAGCCTGTAGGAAATGTGAAAGCGGCCATTGAAACCTATGGCGGTATGGAGAAATTCAAGACCGATTTTGCCGAAGCTGCCAAGACAAGATTCGGCTCCGGATGGGCGTGGCTTTGCAAAAAAGGCGATGGTTCGGTAACTGTTTGTTCTACACCCAACCAGGACAACCCACTGATGCCGGTATCTGACTGTCAGGGAACGCCGGTTCTTGGACTTGATGTTTGGGAGCACGCCTATTACCTGAACTACCAGAACAAAAGACCTGATTACGTTGCAGCGTTCTTCAGCGTTATTAACTGGGATAAAGTAGAGGAGCTTTTCAATAAATAAGCTTTTATCATATAAAACAGAAGGTCCGGCAACTTGCCGGACCTTTTTGCTATCTTGAATAATCCATGGCGCTAAGGCCGGTAAATCTTAGTTTGTATTTCCAGTTCACAAAGGCGAATACCTGATAGAGTTTATACTCGAAATCCAGACCGTAATTTTCATTAGGATCGTAGTCTATTGAAGATTCTATGATGTTCCTGTAACGTCCGGACATATAATAGGAGTTCCACTCGTTTACCAGGCTTCTGTTCCGGTTTCGAAGGGTTTCCAGTGAGTACATGCTTTTAGGCTTGGCAATGGCATTCATAAAGTAATCAAACTGTGAGTCAATTACAGTCAGGTCCCATTCACCATCATCTTCTTTATTTTGTTTAATGGTGGTGTCGTTACCTTTGTTCTGTTGGGAAGTACAACTCATGCCTCCAAAATAGAGCGCGAGTAAAAAGATCAGCTTTTTCATGTTGAATCAGATATATAGGTAAAGCTACAAATTACCGACCATAAAAAAACCGGAACAGCAATCCCGGTTTAAATTTAATTACAGGCAGTTACCTGGCTGGTGTATATTCTCTCTGAAGCACAGAAACGGCAGGGAAGTGGTCACTGTAACCTCCTGTGTAGCGGTCGCCGTCCCAGGAACGGTAAGGATAACCTTTCCATTGACCCTGCGAGTTTACAAGGTAAGACGGTGCGAAAATCTCAACTTTGTACACAGAATAGGTGCCCGTCATTTTCTCCGGTGAATACAGGTTTTTTGAAACAATGATCTGGTCGAACAGGTTTGGTGCATCACGGTAGGCCAGTGAGGCAACACCTGCTTTGTACAGTTTGGTCATCAGGTTGTAGTACGGCGATTTATCAGAAAGCTCAGAAGGTTCACCTACGGCACCCAGATGTTTCCTTAAACTTGGGCTCACGGGGTCGTCGTTAAAGTCACCCATGGCGATAAGCTTGATGCCCGGACTTTCGGCACTGGCTTTATCCATCTCTTCTTTCAGCGCTGCAGCGGCAGCGATACGTCTTGGCAGTGAACGGGCTTCGCCACCGCTCCGGGAAGGCCAGTGGTTCATGAAGACCGCGATTCTTTCGCCGTCAAGCAGGCCTTTCATCACGATAATGTCACGGGTATAAACCCTTTTGCCTTCATCGTCAAAGATCTTGATTTCCTTTTTATAGGTTTCCGTTGGGCGGAATCTTTTTTTCTGATAGATAATGGCATTGTCTACACCCCGTGCGTCATATGAATTGAAGTGCACGATGCCGTAATCACTTTTTGCCAGTAAGGGTTGGCTGATGAGGTCCTGCACCACCTGGCGGTTTTCAATTTCAAGAAGACCCATAATGGCTGGATTGTCATTGGTATGCTGACGGCCAAGTTCTGAAATTACCTTTGCCAGTTTGCCCATCTTGTCGTTGTACTTCTGGGTGTCCCAGTTCTTGGCACTGTTGGCAGTGAAATCATCGGCTAGGACCTGTTTTCTGATGACTTTCTTGCCTATCAGCAGTTCGTCGCTCCAGGGGCCACGGTAGTCCTCAGTGGTTTCCATCAGCTCTATAGAATCCAAGGGTACACTGCGGTGAAATGCCGGATTATTCCTGTTTTTGGTCCCGTCTATATAATCGAAGGAGGGAACAGTGTCCCAAAGGTTTTCCACGTTCATGAAAGCAACGGTGGCGCGCTGCACCTGCTTTTGCGAAAATACCATTCCGAAGCACAGTGTGGCGGTGATAATCAGATATTTTTTCATTACAATATTTACGGTTATTTTAAGGGTGTAAAATTAATAATTATTTGACATCTAAACTGCAAAATAGTTAAAAATAGATTCGTGATAATATGTGCCGCAGAAGGTTTTAAAATGCTGAAAATGTCTTTATAAGGTCCGCAAGGGTTCTGTTGAGTTTGATTCAATA belongs to Chryseobacterium sp. and includes:
- the rho gene encoding transcription termination factor Rho — its product is MFNLEILRSKSIAELTKIAKDLEVKLPRNSDENTIIFAILDFQASNSKTAKEYYKSTEKAAASAEPESAPVQKAAPKTPKKPAAKKKPSAAKTEADPMPAMIEITETPVEEPDSEQKPATEEAPKEKPARQPRKKKEPVVPEPAVAAEEPTAETEQPKEEVSKPKTQKQEQSRPQKQQPQQNRPVQQQNQAQQSQNQGQQQPQTPPQQQQQGQNPQQNRNQSQNSGNQNENRPQGGNQHKNQKHQRNQDNQEETEPKKEYSFDGMVTIEGVLEILPDNYGFLRSPDFSYISSPDDVYVSTAQIRNYGLKTGDAVKGIVRLPKEGEKYFSLMRPVEVNGRDLAFIKDRVSFEYLTPLFPEEKFNLAGKGSTHSTRIVDLFSPIGKGQRAMIVAQPKTGKTMLLKDIANAISANHPEAYMMVLLIDERPEEVTDMERSVNAEVIASTFDEAAEKHVKVANLVLAKAQRMVECGHDVVILLDSITRLARAYNTVTPASGKILSGGVDANALHKPKRFFGAARNIEGGGSLTIIATALIDTGSKMDEVIFEEFKGTGNMELQLDRKIANKRIYPAIDLVASSTRKDDLLLDETTTQRMWILRKYLSDMNPMEAMEFVNRNIKGTQSNEEFLMSMNK
- a CDS encoding superoxide dismutase → MSFELPQLGYAYDALEPTIDARTMEIHHTKHHQAYIDNLNKAIEGTELEGKSIEEICKTGTDKAAVRNNGGGHFNHTLFWEIMTPGGIKEPVGNVKAAIETYGGMEKFKTDFAEAAKTRFGSGWAWLCKKGDGSVTVCSTPNQDNPLMPVSDCQGTPVLGLDVWEHAYYLNYQNKRPDYVAAFFSVINWDKVEELFNK
- a CDS encoding DUF6146 family protein, coding for MKKLIFLLALYFGGMSCTSQQNKGNDTTIKQNKEDDGEWDLTVIDSQFDYFMNAIAKPKSMYSLETLRNRNRSLVNEWNSYYMSGRYRNIIESSIDYDPNENYGLDFEYKLYQVFAFVNWKYKLRFTGLSAMDYSR
- a CDS encoding endonuclease; translated protein: MKKYLIITATLCFGMVFSQKQVQRATVAFMNVENLWDTVPSFDYIDGTKNRNNPAFHRSVPLDSIELMETTEDYRGPWSDELLIGKKVIRKQVLADDFTANSAKNWDTQKYNDKMGKLAKVISELGRQHTNDNPAIMGLLEIENRQVVQDLISQPLLAKSDYGIVHFNSYDARGVDNAIIYQKKRFRPTETYKKEIKIFDDEGKRVYTRDIIVMKGLLDGERIAVFMNHWPSRSGGEARSLPRRIAAAAALKEEMDKASAESPGIKLIAMGDFNDDPVSPSLRKHLGAVGEPSELSDKSPYYNLMTKLYKAGVASLAYRDAPNLFDQIIVSKNLYSPEKMTGTYSVYKVEIFAPSYLVNSQGQWKGYPYRSWDGDRYTGGYSDHFPAVSVLQREYTPAR